From one Mesomycoplasma ovipneumoniae genomic stretch:
- a CDS encoding YigZ family protein, whose protein sequence is MQKIITKEAVFELEIKKSKFISYSFLVESKEHSEAVLTKIQQENKHASHIVYAVCFDLYNCKFSDANEPKGSAGWQIFNILRTKKITNSLIIVVRYMYGAKLGLGLLQNSYKKAAIEVLNLSLVDDFKISYHYLCEVDLEKMNWVLQLIKKNGCTVQKKEFGLKLKIEFKCPLKLEENFELNLKEIIK, encoded by the coding sequence ATGCAAAAAATTATCACAAAAGAAGCTGTTTTTGAATTAGAAATCAAAAAATCTAAATTTATTTCTTATAGTTTTCTAGTAGAATCAAAGGAACACTCAGAAGCGGTACTAACAAAAATTCAACAAGAAAATAAACATGCAAGTCATATTGTTTATGCAGTTTGTTTTGATTTATATAATTGTAAATTCAGTGATGCAAACGAGCCAAAAGGTTCAGCAGGATGACAAATTTTTAACATTTTAAGAACAAAAAAAATTACTAATTCATTAATTATTGTTGTCAGATATATGTACGGGGCCAAATTAGGGCTAGGTCTGTTACAAAATAGTTACAAAAAAGCGGCAATTGAAGTCTTAAATCTTAGTTTGGTTGATGATTTTAAAATTTCTTATCACTATTTGTGCGAAGTTGACTTGGAAAAAATGAACTGGGTACTTCAATTAATAAAGAAAAATGGCTGTACAGTCCAAAAAAAGGAATTTGGGCTAAAATTAAAAATTGAATTTAAGTGTCCTTTAAAATTAGAAGAAAATTTTGAACTTAACCTTAAGGAAATTATAAAATAA
- a CDS encoding sugar ABC transporter permease, which translates to MVNKESIKSVFFHKNTKAILLIGPLFIFLFIFSVYPILDSLFNSFNVGSGQNTHLGFDNFRQLFAKSNFNDALRNSTLLFFISSPIALFLGFVIAILLSKLKSKFLRMLIITGLYSQFFISSFAIGTAFSFLFGQKNVFAKMLNLNFSFVGGDNKIDLIWLYLIYQLWRAIPFNSVLFFFAISSIHTKYQKNLQIDRINLKDKIFNLYFKEIGNQFLVIAYTNFIFATMLYPNVITGDINLDLNRGHTLASYILSSSDNSGLQSAVSLMTFFYLIAVFSTFIIFRPKTWKKIAKLIKNKRGKNVIKI; encoded by the coding sequence ATGGTTAATAAAGAGTCCATAAAATCAGTGTTTTTTCACAAAAATACAAAAGCAATCTTACTTATAGGTCCACTTTTTATTTTTCTTTTTATTTTTTCAGTCTACCCGATTCTGGATTCATTATTTAACTCTTTTAATGTTGGATCTGGCCAAAATACGCATTTAGGATTTGACAATTTTAGACAATTATTTGCAAAATCAAATTTTAATGACGCACTAAGAAACAGTACTTTATTATTTTTTATTAGCTCACCGATTGCACTTTTTCTAGGTTTTGTTATTGCAATTTTGCTCTCAAAACTTAAGAGTAAATTTCTTAGAATGTTAATAATAACTGGACTTTATTCCCAGTTTTTTATTTCATCTTTTGCAATCGGGACAGCTTTTTCTTTCCTTTTTGGTCAAAAAAATGTCTTTGCAAAAATGCTCAATCTAAATTTTTCATTTGTCGGCGGAGACAATAAAATTGATTTAATTTGACTATATTTAATTTATCAACTCTGAAGGGCAATCCCTTTTAATTCAGTGCTTTTTTTCTTTGCAATTTCGAGCATTCACACAAAATATCAAAAAAATTTACAAATTGACAGAATTAACCTAAAAGATAAGATTTTTAACCTTTATTTTAAGGAAATTGGCAATCAATTTTTAGTTATTGCCTACACAAACTTCATTTTTGCAACAATGCTATATCCAAATGTCATTACAGGCGACATAAATTTGGATCTAAATAGAGGCCACACTCTTGCTTCATATATTTTATCTTCAAGCGATAATTCAGGACTCCAATCTGCCGTGAGTTTAATGACTTTCTTTTATCTTATAGCAGTTTTTTCAACTTTTATTATTTTTAGACCAAAAACATGGAAAAAAATAGCAAAACTTATTAAAAATAAAAGGGGTAAAAATGTCATTAAAATTTAA
- a CDS encoding ABC transporter ATP-binding protein, with product MNHLTIAISIKNLIFSYDKKAFLKINDLEIPANNIITILGPSGAGKSTFLNILAGFLPVKTGIEYHEKFKNFGYIMQKNNLYEEISVKKNLWISAKNSPEWTSKVWKLSWENFKKDKNSQDFSDSLGNLLSNKSTLGVQKVIKKFKFYFYILKNIKFYIFFLKFRKKYFEKEVLNVLKALEIDDIFLKKAKNISGGQQQRVAFAKSIIKGDNLVLMDEPFSSLDAKIKESTIKLLLKIKQEFNMTIVLVTHDQTDAMKISDKIILLNKGEILQYSNPEELFENPQSIFAAKFIGMPEINFIEKKGEIEYYIRSKYIKISSTSEPTNGKVFYKKNIADNFYYQIHDNEKNIDLEIISPIDIQGQNVKIEYNKDKIFAFDKGGNRVNG from the coding sequence ATGAATCACTTAACAATTGCTATAAGTATTAAAAACCTTATATTTTCGTATGATAAAAAGGCTTTTCTTAAAATTAATGACCTCGAAATACCAGCAAATAATATTATTACAATTTTAGGACCCTCAGGTGCAGGAAAGTCCACTTTCCTTAATATTTTAGCAGGTTTTTTGCCAGTAAAGACAGGTATTGAATACCATGAAAAATTCAAAAACTTTGGCTATATAATGCAAAAAAACAACTTATATGAAGAAATTTCTGTAAAGAAAAATCTTTGGATTAGTGCTAAAAATTCGCCTGAATGAACCTCAAAAGTATGAAAATTAAGCTGGGAAAATTTCAAAAAAGATAAAAATAGTCAAGATTTTAGCGACTCTCTCGGAAATTTGCTTTCAAACAAATCTACTTTAGGCGTACAAAAGGTTATAAAAAAATTCAAATTTTACTTTTATATATTGAAAAATATAAAATTTTATATTTTTTTCCTAAAATTTAGAAAAAAATATTTCGAAAAAGAAGTCCTAAATGTGTTAAAAGCCTTAGAAATTGACGACATTTTTTTAAAAAAAGCCAAAAATATTAGTGGGGGTCAGCAACAACGCGTGGCTTTTGCAAAATCAATTATAAAAGGGGATAATTTAGTTTTAATGGATGAACCTTTTTCATCACTTGATGCAAAAATTAAGGAATCAACTATTAAATTATTACTTAAAATCAAACAAGAATTTAACATGACAATCGTTTTAGTAACTCACGACCAAACTGATGCAATGAAAATTAGCGACAAAATTATTCTTTTAAATAAAGGGGAAATTTTGCAATATTCTAATCCAGAAGAACTTTTTGAAAATCCTCAGTCTATTTTTGCTGCAAAATTTATTGGAATGCCAGAAATCAATTTTATTGAAAAAAAGGGAGAAATTGAATATTATATCCGTTCTAAATACATTAAAATTTCATCAACATCTGAACCAACAAATGGAAAAGTTTTTTATAAAAAAAATATTGCAGATAATTTTTATTACCAAATTCATGATAATGAAAAAAATATTGACCTTGAAATTATAAGTCCTATTGATATTCAAGGCCAAAATGTAAAAATAGAATATAATAAAGATAAAATTTTTGCTTTTGATAAAGGCGGAAATCGTGTTAATGGTTAA
- a CDS encoding carbohydrate ABC transporter permease, whose amino-acid sequence MSLKFNLNSFFLQFLLFSFLIIVLIFFLFPLYYLIVNASLPNELQDNPNLTLKIGSNLLENFKNSINDNFWIGITTSILVIMLINFFRILLYSLASFGLWMAKKRLKLTFISLFVAISFIPEISTYIPLARILNSNQLVTNSPVFALTVNQIFSFFNFFYLYKSINKIDKKQLLLARIDNLSLFSKIKLIIFPKIKISYYLLIIFTTIQAWNDFLWPNYIFSNRSYQTISTWFQYSGQSSLGFLQNIQAAGSLFTIIVPLFSYIIFSKFINNATANNIK is encoded by the coding sequence ATGTCATTAAAATTTAATTTAAATAGTTTTTTTCTACAATTTTTGCTATTTTCCTTTTTAATAATAGTACTTATTTTTTTCTTGTTTCCTTTATATTATTTAATTGTAAATGCTTCGCTGCCTAATGAATTGCAAGATAATCCTAATTTGACTTTGAAAATAGGCTCAAATTTACTTGAGAACTTTAAAAATTCTATTAATGATAATTTTTGAATTGGAATTACCACTTCAATTTTAGTAATTATGCTCATTAATTTTTTTAGAATTCTCCTGTATTCACTAGCATCTTTTGGACTTTGAATGGCAAAAAAAAGACTGAAATTAACGTTTATTTCTCTTTTTGTAGCAATTTCTTTTATTCCGGAAATTAGCACTTATATTCCCCTTGCAAGAATTCTAAACAGCAATCAATTAGTAACAAATTCGCCAGTTTTTGCACTGACAGTTAACCAAATTTTTTCCTTTTTTAACTTTTTTTACCTTTATAAAAGTATTAACAAAATTGATAAAAAGCAACTTTTACTTGCAAGAATTGACAATTTATCACTGTTTTCAAAGATTAAATTGATAATTTTTCCAAAAATAAAAATTTCCTATTATTTATTAATTATTTTTACAACAATTCAAGCTTGAAACGACTTTTTATGACCAAATTACATTTTTTCAAACCGCTCATACCAGACAATTTCAACTTGATTTCAGTATTCAGGTCAAAGTAGCCTTGGATTTTTGCAAAACATTCAAGCAGCAGGCTCACTTTTTACAATAATTGTTCCGTTATTTTCTTATATAATTTTTTCCAAATTTATTAATAATGCAACGGCAAACAATATTAAATAA
- a CDS encoding PTS ascorbate transporter subunit IIC, which produces MSLSKKNNKLLFGLLIFLFVNLLIIGITLGVRMGHNGESFSTALVFLVRVVYLDNYLRQNPLLLGSLVLVGYLVLGRGGRDAFLGALKTAIGVFLLGIGASILVGLAAPVFRAIGDIKSGGVVPLDPYLGWTSAENFLQTSFGKANNFLTLASFTFIAAFIVNILMVLAKRFTNTNSIVITGHIMLQQSTIVTALLYVILFRSIPLLDDGAISTGSQVGLVLISGLFLGIYWATSSVATLKITNLVTQNAGFAVGHQQMLTLFTSYKMGRFFGNKEHSAENRKLPESLKIFEDNIFTQTIIMLFLFAILFAIIIGYHGLESTINSTYSGFTGAAEKIGATWNGSYSGANFVLIIFGGVLRMIAALIAIMTGVRMFVTELQQSFHGISEKVIPGAVVAVDIAATYGFSINAVTYGFLGGVFGQFLAVFITVGLAAIPGNNYSLVAIPLFITLFFNSGAMGVYANASGGWRAAFIVPAIIGFFEIIVISFGLKLVQNIVDVGIPVLQDNAGNPVLQNPVTTGFLGMGDWNLFFGLSLIIGQFHYVLGWITVFVGMIGLILLAQGVDSTKQTKKTWLQKLLKVNVDLVQKEA; this is translated from the coding sequence ATGTCGCTTAGTAAAAAAAATAATAAATTACTTTTTGGCCTACTTATTTTCTTGTTTGTTAACCTTTTAATTATCGGGATCACCCTCGGTGTTCGAATGGGTCATAATGGCGAGAGTTTTTCAACCGCCTTGGTTTTTCTTGTTCGAGTAGTTTATCTTGATAACTATTTAAGACAAAATCCACTTTTGCTTGGATCTTTGGTTCTTGTTGGTTATCTTGTTTTAGGCCGTGGTGGTCGCGATGCATTTCTTGGGGCGCTCAAGACAGCTATTGGAGTTTTCCTTTTAGGAATTGGAGCAAGTATTCTAGTTGGTCTGGCTGCTCCAGTTTTTCGCGCAATTGGAGATATTAAATCCGGTGGTGTTGTTCCGCTTGATCCTTATTTAGGTTGGACTTCTGCTGAGAATTTTCTTCAAACAAGCTTTGGAAAAGCAAATAACTTTCTTACCTTAGCATCATTCACCTTCATTGCTGCTTTTATTGTTAATATTTTAATGGTTTTAGCAAAAAGGTTTACTAACACAAATTCAATTGTGATTACCGGACATATTATGCTCCAGCAGTCAACAATTGTTACCGCACTTTTATATGTAATTTTATTCCGTTCAATTCCGCTTCTTGATGATGGGGCAATTTCTACCGGATCTCAGGTCGGACTTGTACTTATTTCAGGTCTGTTTTTAGGAATTTACTGGGCAACTTCATCGGTTGCAACGCTAAAAATAACTAACCTTGTCACCCAAAATGCTGGTTTTGCCGTTGGTCACCAACAAATGCTTACTTTATTTACTAGCTACAAAATGGGTCGCTTTTTTGGAAACAAAGAACACAGTGCTGAAAATCGTAAACTACCTGAGTCACTCAAAATTTTTGAAGACAATATTTTTACCCAAACAATAATTATGCTATTTCTCTTTGCAATTTTATTTGCGATAATTATTGGATACCATGGATTAGAAAGTACCATTAATTCTACTTACAGTGGCTTTACTGGGGCTGCAGAGAAAATCGGAGCTACTTGAAATGGATCATATAGTGGCGCAAACTTTGTTCTCATAATTTTTGGTGGAGTACTCAGAATGATTGCTGCCTTAATTGCAATTATGACTGGTGTTCGAATGTTTGTTACTGAATTACAACAGTCTTTCCATGGAATTTCTGAAAAAGTAATTCCTGGTGCTGTTGTTGCTGTTGACATTGCCGCTACTTATGGATTTTCAATTAATGCCGTTACTTACGGATTCCTTGGCGGCGTTTTCGGACAATTTTTGGCCGTATTTATTACTGTCGGACTTGCTGCAATTCCAGGAAATAATTATTCCTTAGTTGCAATTCCACTCTTTATTACACTATTTTTCAACTCAGGAGCAATGGGAGTTTATGCTAATGCCTCTGGAGGTTGAAGAGCAGCCTTTATTGTTCCGGCAATTATAGGATTTTTTGAAATTATTGTAATTTCATTTGGTCTAAAACTGGTGCAAAATATTGTCGATGTTGGAATTCCTGTTCTTCAAGATAATGCTGGAAATCCAGTTCTTCAAAATCCAGTTACAACCGGATTTTTAGGAATGGGTGACTGAAACCTTTTCTTCGGACTTAGTCTAATTATCGGTCAATTCCACTATGTTTTAGGATGAATTACTGTTTTTGTTGGAATGATTGGCCTAATTCTTTTAGCCCAAGGCGTTGACTCAACAAAACAAACTAAAAAAACATGACTGCAAAAATTACTCAAAGTCAATGTTGATTTAGTTCAAAAAGAGGCCTAA
- a CDS encoding phospho-furanose lactonase, with translation MQNTEKFSRTVLGDICPSELGVVDCHDHLIKNYGPEAHEHPDFVMLSNEAAIAESLEFAARGGKTLVTMDPPNVGRDVYRMLEIAQELAGKVHIIMSTGFHKAAFYDKGASWLALVPTDEITKMVVAEITQGMDEYNYSGPVVKRSKAKAGIIKAGTGYGAIDRLELKSLEVAARASIETGAPILVHTQLGTMAYEAAKYLIDFGANPRKIQLSHLNKNPDKYYYAKIIKELGVTLCFDGPDRVKYYTDATLAENIKYLVDLGLQKHITLSLDAGRVLYQKNYGMLKGKMSHGFAYLFDRFIPLLRQVGVSQEAIDDILINNPAEILTFDQPRKFDPSILPEYILELKKTFKI, from the coding sequence ATGCAAAATACGGAAAAATTTTCTAGAACTGTTTTAGGAGATATTTGTCCCTCAGAATTAGGGGTCGTTGACTGTCATGACCATTTAATTAAAAATTATGGTCCTGAAGCTCATGAACACCCTGATTTTGTGATGCTTTCAAACGAAGCTGCAATTGCCGAATCACTCGAATTTGCAGCTCGTGGCGGGAAAACATTGGTAACAATGGACCCGCCAAATGTTGGTAGAGATGTTTATCGCATGCTCGAAATCGCCCAGGAATTAGCTGGTAAAGTTCATATTATTATGTCCACCGGTTTTCATAAGGCCGCTTTTTATGACAAAGGCGCTTCCTGACTCGCGCTTGTTCCAACTGATGAAATTACCAAAATGGTTGTTGCCGAAATAACCCAAGGAATGGATGAGTATAATTATTCTGGCCCAGTTGTTAAACGTTCAAAGGCAAAAGCAGGAATAATTAAAGCCGGAACAGGTTATGGGGCGATTGATCGTTTGGAATTAAAATCACTCGAAGTTGCCGCAAGAGCCTCAATTGAAACCGGTGCGCCAATTTTGGTTCACACCCAACTAGGAACAATGGCTTATGAGGCCGCTAAATATTTAATTGATTTTGGCGCTAATCCGCGTAAAATTCAACTTTCACACTTAAATAAAAATCCTGATAAATATTATTATGCAAAAATAATTAAGGAATTAGGTGTAACTTTGTGTTTTGATGGTCCTGATCGTGTTAAGTATTATACTGATGCAACTCTGGCTGAAAACATTAAATACCTAGTTGATCTTGGTCTCCAAAAGCATATAACTTTATCGCTTGATGCAGGACGGGTTTTATATCAAAAAAACTACGGAATGCTAAAAGGGAAAATGAGCCATGGATTTGCTTATCTTTTTGATCGGTTTATTCCACTTTTAAGACAAGTTGGTGTTAGTCAAGAAGCAATTGATGATATTTTGATTAACAATCCAGCGGAAATATTGACCTTTGATCAGCCGCGAAAATTTGATCCGTCAATTCTTCCTGAGTACATATTGGAACTCAAAAAAACCTTTAAAATCTAG
- a CDS encoding P68 family surface lipoprotein — MNFKKFFKPLLLLSPSLFLVASACGVSENTIDPKTQVVMTTSQGPFWPLIFGLNVYGKNQKGLIPYYNQKFKDDPDFAPVRLVLDFESKAKTQQQTTENIKKLLDTNSDQLPSIVLGDSSTASVLQERNRLLEITSDKLKPGIFTDQIVGKYNSFNFGENKFYNIPFNVNDVDALGFNLDNLRIIFDLVKKGGGKVDESAEIYKKAQESAQKGNSTPANSFFSNLEVKSAEIFKDLNVNYDTFSNIEEALEFSTKFIDGVKLKADAKIDENTENASIFDIDYSGLVFHKNIISKSGKKFWEAKGKDLTFNIATDISLQDEFKKTYEKFTKTNKKIEQKVGQKNKILQAFQFKNFKKKDSIGEWGSHDILQYRTVFGYVPGVGIKQSIDTATTRSLFAKSNSELAKGFATFNDVFTTNQPLKSRKDSQFFVYNSGGSSLIPIKTDTEKINKAAIKFLEWLFTGQNDIDKPGTMVDNTDYLMENTGYFLPTKAVVTQEKLEQVKKKYKEYYDKIVEFESNNKKSIELVGEDAKKIDWSLYEKMANLRSVIISMESMLNAFKEDASKVKILSDNGNFKEAKISATITDSLIESTKFENSKAETPEKLLTLINQ; from the coding sequence ATGAATTTTAAAAAATTTTTTAAACCTTTATTACTTCTCTCTCCAAGTCTTTTCTTAGTTGCGAGTGCTTGTGGAGTAAGTGAGAATACAATTGATCCAAAAACTCAAGTTGTTATGACAACAAGTCAAGGTCCTTTTTGACCATTAATTTTTGGACTTAATGTTTATGGCAAAAATCAAAAAGGATTAATCCCTTATTACAACCAAAAGTTTAAAGATGATCCTGATTTTGCGCCAGTTAGACTTGTTTTGGATTTTGAGTCAAAAGCAAAAACTCAACAACAAACAACCGAAAACATTAAAAAATTACTGGACACAAATTCAGATCAACTTCCATCAATTGTTTTAGGGGATTCTTCAACTGCGAGTGTTTTACAAGAACGTAATCGACTTTTAGAAATAACAAGTGATAAATTGAAGCCAGGAATATTCACTGATCAAATTGTAGGAAAATACAATTCATTTAATTTTGGCGAAAATAAGTTTTATAACATTCCTTTTAACGTAAATGATGTTGATGCACTTGGATTTAACCTTGATAATTTACGGATTATTTTTGACTTAGTAAAAAAAGGTGGCGGAAAAGTTGATGAGTCAGCCGAAATTTACAAAAAAGCACAAGAATCAGCTCAAAAAGGAAACTCGACTCCTGCAAACAGTTTTTTTAGCAATCTTGAAGTAAAATCTGCCGAAATTTTCAAAGATTTAAACGTAAATTATGATACTTTTTCAAATATTGAAGAAGCACTTGAGTTTTCAACTAAATTTATTGACGGTGTAAAATTAAAAGCTGATGCAAAAATTGATGAAAATACAGAAAATGCGTCTATTTTTGATATTGACTATTCAGGTCTAGTTTTCCACAAAAATATTATTTCAAAATCAGGTAAAAAATTCTGAGAAGCAAAAGGTAAAGATTTAACTTTTAATATTGCGACAGATATATCCTTGCAAGATGAATTTAAAAAAACTTACGAAAAATTTACAAAAACTAACAAAAAAATCGAACAAAAAGTAGGTCAAAAAAACAAAATTTTGCAAGCGTTTCAGTTTAAAAACTTTAAGAAAAAAGACAGCATTGGTGAATGAGGAAGTCATGATATTCTTCAATATCGTACCGTTTTTGGCTATGTTCCTGGAGTTGGGATTAAGCAATCAATTGACACAGCAACAACCCGTAGCTTATTCGCAAAAAGCAACTCTGAACTTGCCAAAGGTTTTGCAACATTTAATGACGTATTCACAACAAACCAACCATTAAAGTCACGCAAAGATTCTCAATTTTTTGTCTATAACTCAGGTGGATCATCCCTAATTCCAATTAAAACTGACACAGAAAAAATTAATAAAGCAGCAATTAAATTTTTAGAATGACTCTTTACTGGTCAAAATGATATTGACAAACCCGGAACAATGGTCGATAATACTGATTATTTAATGGAAAATACTGGTTATTTCCTTCCTACAAAAGCGGTTGTAACTCAAGAAAAATTGGAACAAGTAAAGAAAAAATATAAAGAATACTATGATAAAATTGTTGAATTTGAATCTAATAACAAAAAAAGTATTGAACTAGTTGGCGAAGATGCTAAAAAAATCGACTGAAGTTTGTATGAAAAAATGGCAAATCTCAGATCAGTTATAATTTCAATGGAATCAATGCTTAATGCTTTTAAAGAAGATGCATCCAAAGTTAAAATTCTAAGTGATAATGGTAATTTTAAAGAAGCAAAAATTTCGGCAACAATTACAGATTCACTAATTGAATCAACAAAATTCGAAAATAGTAAAGCCGAAACTCCTGAAAAATTACTAACCTTAATTAATCAATAA
- a CDS encoding ABC transporter ATP-binding protein → MIQIRNITKRLGTKIILNNISFDIPTNKLTFISGQSGVGKTTLLHIIAKIAKADSGQISFFDKNQQVLKNPNVDIFFQDVNLIENISAIDNVRIGTSILGYKFKQDEFSKNANFLNLDQSVFKTKMENLSGGEKQRIAILRSLNRGSEFILFDEPTAALDKENEQIIFEKIKQMSKNHTVVVISHNTEMIHKYADQIIFLQKDKPPIIKINDTNIIEDQNSEQTSETKHKKVAKVVQYKNKLNISPIFVIADISKKLTLSILIIIAFLAAVFSISFAFELNLGTAKVERQQKYTLSLDKNLIEKKSNAAFNQDEIKKISELESINALVANRPTTNINLHYENRKINLRDVDQVEINSFFKNRIENDLVNFEGKFIENSREIILSKSAIDILKIENPIGKTIHLVYDSNKEIEENQNKIELKIVGINNGIKSSVARLDTFNLISFPSFISTQSIKDLENLVKQNTVEENKDQNPQLFKEINSYIPSENAQSSALEPFKIPLKNTKVFPQNNLELITGTFPRKVDEILLSTTAIDSNAKYKLKVGDIIQTNSPLNQTFNLLVVGIFDSPDSELYYHEDAKEFYTRFQPANLTAYLTTTDEQNNLDLEAKNAKFDLRITPPSSLIRVITSQSLAIISIVNKVTFAVFIIFVIILISFILVYAKTISESKQRMIGILKSLGGSTLLTLFYHTLNIVLISIVVLILSFVIIFPSMESIHILIVGNDFPAASQENLALILLSSWAGLSAAFILIYVLMSLITYKKTTQQLLK, encoded by the coding sequence ATGATTCAAATTCGTAACATCACAAAAAGACTCGGAACAAAAATAATTTTAAATAACATTAGTTTTGATATTCCAACTAATAAATTAACGTTCATTTCTGGTCAATCTGGTGTTGGAAAAACGACGCTTTTGCATATTATTGCCAAAATTGCCAAAGCTGACAGCGGGCAAATTTCCTTTTTTGATAAAAATCAACAAGTTTTAAAAAACCCAAATGTTGACATTTTTTTTCAAGATGTCAATCTTATTGAAAATATTTCAGCTATTGACAATGTTCGAATTGGGACAAGTATTTTGGGTTATAAATTTAAACAAGATGAATTTAGTAAAAATGCAAATTTTTTAAATCTTGACCAAAGTGTTTTTAAAACAAAAATGGAAAATCTCTCTGGTGGTGAAAAACAAAGAATCGCAATTCTTCGTTCTCTAAATCGGGGTTCAGAATTTATTTTGTTTGATGAGCCAACTGCCGCACTTGATAAAGAAAATGAGCAAATTATCTTTGAAAAAATTAAGCAAATGTCAAAAAATCACACAGTTGTGGTTATAAGCCATAATACTGAAATGATTCACAAATATGCTGATCAAATAATTTTTTTACAAAAAGACAAGCCACCAATTATTAAAATTAACGACACTAATATAATAGAAGACCAAAATTCTGAACAAACTAGCGAAACTAAACATAAAAAAGTTGCAAAAGTAGTTCAATATAAGAATAAATTAAATATTTCGCCGATTTTTGTTATTGCTGATATTAGCAAAAAATTAACGCTTAGTATTTTAATTATAATAGCTTTTTTAGCGGCCGTATTTTCGATTAGTTTTGCTTTTGAATTAAATCTTGGAACGGCAAAAGTCGAACGGCAGCAAAAATATACGCTCTCACTTGACAAAAACTTAATTGAAAAAAAATCAAATGCTGCTTTTAACCAGGATGAAATTAAAAAAATTAGTGAGCTTGAATCAATCAACGCGCTTGTTGCAAATAGGCCAACGACAAATATAAACTTGCACTATGAAAATCGAAAAATTAATCTTAGAGATGTTGATCAAGTTGAAATTAATAGCTTTTTCAAAAACAGAATTGAAAATGATCTTGTTAATTTTGAAGGAAAATTCATTGAAAATTCTCGGGAAATTATCCTTTCAAAATCAGCAATTGACATACTTAAAATTGAAAATCCAATAGGAAAAACAATTCATTTGGTTTATGATTCTAATAAAGAAATTGAGGAAAATCAAAATAAAATTGAACTAAAAATTGTCGGAATTAATAATGGAATTAAAAGTTCCGTTGCCAGATTAGATACTTTTAATTTAATTAGTTTTCCATCTTTTATTAGCACTCAATCAATTAAAGATCTTGAAAATTTAGTTAAGCAAAATACAGTTGAAGAAAACAAAGACCAAAACCCTCAACTTTTTAAGGAAATTAACTCCTATATTCCTAGTGAAAATGCCCAAAGCTCCGCGCTTGAACCATTCAAAATTCCGCTAAAAAACACAAAAGTTTTCCCGCAAAACAATCTAGAATTAATAACTGGAACATTTCCAAGAAAAGTCGATGAAATTCTACTTTCAACAACAGCAATTGATTCAAATGCTAAATATAAATTAAAAGTTGGCGATATAATTCAAACAAACTCACCTTTAAATCAAACATTTAATTTACTTGTTGTTGGAATTTTTGACTCGCCAGATTCAGAATTATATTATCACGAAGATGCCAAAGAATTTTATACCAGGTTCCAACCAGCCAATCTTACTGCTTATTTAACAACAACTGACGAACAAAACAACCTTGATTTAGAGGCAAAAAATGCTAAATTTGACCTTAGAATTACTCCACCTTCAAGCTTAATTCGGGTAATAACTAGCCAATCTTTAGCGATTATTTCGATAGTTAACAAAGTTACTTTTGCAGTGTTTATAATTTTTGTTATTATATTAATTTCGTTCATTTTAGTTTATGCCAAAACAATTTCTGAATCAAAACAGAGAATGATTGGAATTCTAAAATCGCTTGGTGGTTCGACTTTATTAACACTTTTTTATCATACTTTAAATATTGTTTTGATATCGATTGTTGTTCTAATTTTAAGTTTTGTAATCATTTTCCCGTCAATGGAATCGATTCATATTTTAATAGTTGGCAATGATTTTCCTGCCGCTTCTCAAGAAAATTTAGCCCTGATTTTATTATCCTCTTGAGCCGGACTTTCAGCTGCTTTTATTCTAATTTATGTTTTAATGTCGTTAATTACTTACAAAAAGACCACTCAACAGTTATTAAAATAA